The Cheilinus undulatus linkage group 2, ASM1832078v1, whole genome shotgun sequence genome has a window encoding:
- the LOC121517636 gene encoding dual specificity protein phosphatase 14 → MAVSQICPGLYLSSLDSALNRSVLSSRNVTLVVNASGLEGVSYPQLDGLQVLTVPVQDQPHAPLGHYFDLVSERINQNQTGSTLVHCMAGRSRSPALIMAYLIRFEGVTLRRAHELVLEQRPFIRPNAGFWRQLMEYERSRTGRSTLRMARTSGGVLPEALDNLEDSEDLDPSAAYCVNV, encoded by the exons ATGGCGGTCTCTCAGATCTGTCCTGGTCTGTACCTTAGCAGTCTGGACTCTGCTCTGAACCGCAGCGTCCTCTCCAGCAGGAATGTCACCCTCGTGGTTAACGCCTCGGGGCTCGAGGGCGTGTCCTACCCTCAGCTGGACGGCCTGCAGGTTCTCACTGTCCCTGTCCAGGACCAACCCCATGCCCCCCTGGGACACTACTTTGATCTGGTGTCTGAGCGGATCAACCAGAACCAGACGGGGTCCACGCTGGTCCACTGCATGGCAGGCAGGAGCCGATCCCCCGCCCTCATCATGGCCTACCTGATAAG GTTTGAGGGCGTCACTCTCCGTCGGGCACATGAACTTGTCCTGGAGCAGAGACCGTTCATTCGACCCAACGCCGGCTTCTGGAGGCAGCTGATGGAGTACGAGAGGAGCAGGACGGGCAGGAGCACGCTGAGGATGGCGAGGACGTCTGGAGGAGTCCTGCCTGAAGCTCTGGACAACTTGGAGGACTCTGAGGACTTAGACCCATCTGCAGCATACTGTGTTAATGTCTGA
- the polr2d gene encoding DNA-directed RNA polymerase II subunit RPB4 — translation MAAGSGAAPTHVGDVEEDASQLLFPKEFENAETLLNSEVHMLLEHRKQQNESAEDEQELSEVFMKTLNYTARFSRFKNRETITAVRSLLLQKKLHKFELASLANLCPEAAEEAKALIPSLEGRFEDEELQQILDDIQTKRSFQY, via the exons ATGGCGGCAGGAAGCGGCGCAGCTCCAACACACGTCGGTGATGTTGAAGAAGATGCTTCACAGTTGCTGTTTCCTAAAG AGTTTGAGAATGCAGAGACTTTGTTGAACTCGGAGGTTCACATGTTGTTGGAGCACAGGAAGCAGCAGAACGAGAGCGCCGAGGATGAGCAGGAACTGTCTGAGGTCTTTATGAAGACCCTGAACTACACGGCTCGCTTCAGCCGGTTCAAGAACCGTGAGACCATCACGGCCGTACGCAG cctCCTTCTGCAGAAGAAGCTCCATAAGTTCGAGTTAGCCAGTTTAGCTAACCTGTGTCCTGAAGCTGCTGAGGAGGCCAAAGCCCTGATCCCAAG TCTGGAGGGTCGGTTTGAAGACGAAGAGCTGCAGCAGATCCTCGACGACATCCAGACCAAGAGGAGCTTCCAGTACTGA
- the LOC121517350 gene encoding olfactory receptor 52K1-like translates to MENISSHQHFILNGFSELGALRPILFVPFFLMLLLSLLANSLLLYVIVSQRSLHSPMYILIAGMACVDLSLPLFFCPKMLLSFLFDWRGISLIGCLVQMHFIHFVGAFQSTLLVWMALDRYFAICSPLYYHERMALPGFLKFVVPVLFRNFFLNTLMVSLVGKLPFCVGNVMNHCFCEHMALVGLACGSTTTNNLVGLLTAFLIPVADFVFITASYAVIFCSVLTSGKGGVKALHTCVTHIVVITVSLTIALVAFLSYRIRNGLPAAVRVFFSTMYLLFPSCFNPIIYGIRTSEIRQHIVRMLTCCPFIQTVDCC, encoded by the coding sequence ATGGAGAACATCTCCTCACACCAACACTTCATCCTAAACGGCTTCAGTGAACTGGGAGCTCTGAGGCCCAtcctttttgtccctttcttcCTCATGTTGCTCCTGTCTCTGTTGGCTAACTCCCTGCTGCTGTACGTCATCGTATCACAGAGGAGTCTCCACTCACCCATGTACATCCTCATCGCTGGGATGGCCTGCGTGGATCTGAGCCTCCCTCTGTTCTTCTGTCCTAAGATGCTGCTGAGCTTCCTGTTTGACTGGAGGGGaatctctctgattggctgcctgGTTCAGATGCATTTCATCCACTTTGTGGGAGCCTTTCAGTCCACATTGTTAGTATGGATGGCCCTGGACCGATACTTCGCCATCTGCAGCCCGCTCTACTACCATGAACGCATGGCTTTACCGGGGTTCTTGAAGTTCGTGGTTCCAGTTTTGTTCAGGAACTTCTTTCTAAATACTCTGATGGTGAGTCTGGTGGGAAAGTTACCGTTCTGTGTTGGAAACGTGATGAATCACTGTTTCTGTGAGCACATGGCGTTGGTGGGGCTGGCCTGTGGAAGTACCACCACCAACAACCTGGTGGGGTTACTGACGGCATTCCTGATCCCTGTGGCCGACTTCGTCTTCATCACCGCCTCCTACGCAGTCATCTTCTGCTCTGTGCTCACGTCTGGAAAGGGGGGCGTCAAAGCTCTGCACACCTGCGTCACCCACATTGTGGTCATCACTGTGAGCCTGACCATCGCCCTCGTTGCTTTCCTGTCCTATCGGATCAGAAACGGACTTCCTGCCGCCGTGCGTGTTTTCTTCAGCACCATGTACCTGCTGTTCCCGAGTTGCTTCAACCCAATCATCTACGGCATCAGGACCTCCGAGATCAGACAGCACATCGTCAGAATGCTGACATGTTGTCCATTTATCCAGACTGTGGACTGTTGCTAA
- the LOC121517329 gene encoding olfactory receptor 11A1-like, with amino-acid sequence MINSTLVSFFSLGAYFDSGVLKYLYFLTILAFYVSIICANSFLIALICVNRSLHEPMYIFLCSLFVNELYGSTGLFPLLLVQTLSDVHTVSLPICFLQIFCLYSYGGIEFLTLAIMSYDRYLAICYPLQYNTRMTPNKIAGLTVLIWLYPLFINAVIVFGLTFPLQLCGNVINKVYCDNYLVVKLACSDTTLNNVFGLSHMFTVIFGLIVLIIYTYIRILKVCFSGSKQTRQKAVSTCTPHLASLINFSSGCFFEIVQSRFNLYNLPNMLRIFLSLYWLTGQPLVNPLLYGLKMSKIRMVCKSLFFRESQRV; translated from the coding sequence ATGATAAACTCCACTCTCgtctctttcttcagtcttggggCGTACTTTGACAGCGGTGTTTTGAAATACTTGTACTTCCTCACCATCCTGGCATTTTATGTCTCCATCATCTGTGCTAATTCGTTCCTCATCGCTCTGATCTGTGTGAACCGGAGCCTCCATGAGCCCATGTACATCTTCCTGTGCAGCCTGTTTGTGAATGAGCTCTACGGTAGTACGGGTTTGTTCCCTCTCCTCCTGGTGCAGACTCTCTCTGACGTCCACACCGTCTCGCTGCCGATCTGCTTCCTGCAGATCTTCTGTTTGTATTCTTATGGAGGTATCGAGTTTCTGACCTTAGCCATCATGTCTTACGACCGATACCTCGCCATCTGTTATCCTCTCCAATATAACACACGAATGACGCCCAATAAGATTGCCGGGCTCACTGTTCTGATATGGTTGTACCCGCTCTTCATCAATGCCGTCATCGTGTTCGGCCTGACCTTCCCTCTGCAGCTGTGCGGGAATGTCATCAACAAAGTCTACTGTGATAACTACCTGGTAGTCAAGCTGGCGTGCTCTGACACCACGCTCAACAACGTCTTTGGGCTGAGTCACATGTTCACGGTGATATTTGGACTCATCGTTCTGATTATTTACACCTACATCAGGATCCTTAAAGTCTGCTTCTCTGGATCCAAGCAGACCAGGCAGAAAGCGGTGAGCACCTGCACGCCTCACCTGGCCTCACTGATCAACTTCTCCTCCGGGTGTTTCTTTGAGATAGTCCAGAGCAGGTTCAACCTCTACAACCTACCAAACATGCTGCGTATATTCTTATCGTTGTACTGGCTGACGGGCCAGCCGCTCGTTAACCCTTTACTGTACGGTCTGAAGATGTCCAAAATACGGATGGTCTGTAAAAGCCTGTTCTTCAGGGAGTCCCAGAGAGTCTGA